The genomic window GCAAAATATTTCTTAACAATGCCGGATCTTCTTTAATGCCGAATGTGGTAACCGATGTAATGACCGATTATCTGAAACAGGAAGAACTTTCAGGCGGATATCATGTTGCAAACGTAAATGCAAACGCGTTGGAAGGCTTCTATGATGAAACGGCAAAACTGATAAATGCCCAATCGCGTAATATTGCTTTTGCTACGAGTGCTACCGAAGCCTATACCAAAGCTTTGTCCAGTATTATTTTTAAAGAAGGCGATGTCATCATCACAACGGCTGACGATTATATCTCCAACCAGATTACTTTTATTTCCCTGCATAAAAAGTTGGGCGTGAAAGTGATCAGAATGAAGAATCTGCCCGATCATGAACTGGATCTGGAAGACCTTGAAAAGCTGATCCGTGAACATCATCCGAAACTTATTGCTGTTACGCATATTCCTACCAATTCGGGACTGATCCAGAATGTAGAAGCGGTAGGAAAAATCTGTCGGAAGCATGATATTCTGTATCTCGTAGATGCCTGCCAGTCTGTCGGACAGTTGGCAGTGGATGTCGAAAAAATAAACTGTGATTTTCTTACGGCAACAGGAAGGAAATTTCTGCGCGGGCCGAGAGGAACCGGATTCCTGTATGTTTCAGACCGGGTTCTGGAACAGGAATATGCACCGCTTTTACTGGACATGAGAGGAGCGGACTGGACAGCGTATGACGATTATGAATTGTTCAAAACCGCAAAACGGTTTGAGCACTGGGAAATTTCCTACGCTTCACTTTACGGATTAAAGCATGCGGTGCAATATGCCAACAGCGTAGGAATGGAGAGGGTGGAGCAATATAACAAAGGCTTATCCGACAGACTACGGGAAAATCTTAAAAGCAGCGGATTCAGCGTATGGGATTGGGGAAACCGCCTGAGCAGCATCGTTACTTTTTCCGGTCCTGACGGCGATCTTGAAAAGATCCAGCAGGTGTTGAAAGAAAACAACGTTTACTTTTCAGTCACTTATAAAAATTCTGCACTCATTGATTTTTCCACCAAAAATATTCATGGAATCGTACGACTCTCACCCCATTATTTCAATACCATGGAGGAGATAGAAACGGTTTCAGAAATATTGAAAAACAGTTTAAAGTAATTGACTAAGAATAGAAAGCTTAAAGATCTGGTAGTTTCGAGAATCTCCAACTACCGGATTGCCATTCCTTTCTCTAATGCTGAAGCTTTGCATTTAAGCACAATGTTTGTCATCCCGTAGGGATCTCAATATAGTATTAGCAGTATACAGAGAAAATCTGTTGTAGAATTCACAGATAAGCATATGGCTTTAAGTACCCTCAATACGTAATCTTACTTCTTCACCAGAATTTTATCCGTGGCTTTGCGGCTCAGAACTTCCTGTTTCCCGTCGACTTCAACGGTAAATGATCTGTCGAAACTTTCAATCTTCAGGATGTTGATTTTTTTATTCAGCAATAAATTCCGTTCCGTTAAATAATTCAGGAAGGCATCGTCGGAAAGGGTAACGGATGTGAAAACAACGGTTTCGCCCACTTCACAGTTGCTCAGTTTCTGAAGGTCCTGGGAAATAATGTTGCCGTCTTTATCCGGAATGGGTTCGCCGTGGGGATCAAATTTAGGATAATCCAGAATCTCATCCATTTTATCAAAGAAAACGGCAGAGTGTACATGCTCCAGCTGCTCGGCGATCTCATGAACATTCTCCCAACCGAAATTCATTTTTTTAACAAGAAACATTTCCGTCAGGCGGTGCTTTCTTACGACCAGGGCTGCTTCCCGTCGGCCTTTTTCCGTTACTTTCAGCGGCTTATAGGTTTCGTAGACCACCCAGTTTTTCTCGGCAAATTTCTTCATCATGTTGTTAACGCTCGGCATTTTTACGTTTAAAAATTTGCTCAGCTCGTTAATCGTTACCTTTCCTTCATGGTCAACTACATGAAATAAGGCCTTCAGGTAATTCTCTTCTGTTAATGTTGTCTTCAAAATGTTAGATGCTAATCATGACAAATCTAACAAAATATTACCAATAAATAAGGTGCATTCGATGAACTTTTTTTAATTTTACCTTATGAAATTCTCATTCAAAAACGACTATTCGGAAGGTTGTCATCCTGATATTTTACAGGCACTTTTAGAAAACAATCTCAATCAGCAGGCGGGTTACGGAGAAGATGAATATTCCCGGAAGGCCAAAGAACTTATTAACGAAAGGATGAAAAATCCTGATGCCGATATCTATTTTGTTTCAGGCGGCACACAGGCCAACCTTATCGTTATTTCTTCTGTTTTAAGACCCTACCAATGTGCGGTTTCTGCATCAACGGGGCATGTTCTAAATAACGAAACCGGAGCTATCGAAGCAACAGGGCACAAGATTCTGAGCATTGAAAAGGAAGACGGAAAACTGACTCCGGAAGACATTATTCCAGTATTAGAAGGCCACAGGAACGTTCCGCACCAGGTAATGCCCAAGCTGGTTTATATCTCCAATTCCACGGAGCTGGGAACGGTGTATACTTTAAAAGAGTTGGAAGACCTTTCAGCTTTCTGTAGGGAAAATCATCTTTATCTTTTTATGGATGGCGCAAGGCTGGGGCACGGATTGACATCGGAAATTAGTGATCTTACGCTGGAAAAGGTGGCGAAACTTACCGATATTTTCTACTTGGGAGGAACCAAGAACGGCGCACTGATCGGGGAGGCCATTGTTATCAATAACCCTGAGCTGCAACAGGATTTTGCATTTAATATCAAACAGAAAGGCGCGCTGCTCGCAAAGGGAAGGCTGTTGGGAATTCAGTTTCTTGAACTGATGAAAAATGACCTTTATTTTGATCTTGCTAAGCACGCGAATCAGCAGGCGATGAAGATGAAAAATGCCATGAAGGAAAGGGGAGTGCAGTTCTTATCCGATACCTATACCAATCAGATTTTTCCAATCCTTAGCCATGCACTGATCGAAAAATTATCGGAGAAATTTGAATTTTACGTCTGGAAAAAGATCGATGAAGATTCTTCTGCCATCCGCCTTATTACCTCATGGAATACAGGCGATGAGCCGGTGAATGATTTTATAGAAATAATAAGAAAAGAATTATAAAACAAAATGCAACCAAGACGGTTGCATTTTGCTTTATCAGATCTCACAATTGTTGATGAATATTTCTATTATTTTAGAGCGTTAGCGACCAAGTTGCAGTCTGCTGTCTTTAAGGTTCTTCCGCCGGCATACTTTATTTTCTTCTCGTCGGTATATTTGGTTCCGGTTTCCTCGTCTCTTTCGCCGATTCCTTCGGCCAGGCCGTCTTTGGTCTTAATGAAATAAAGGTCGTTTTTATTTCCTGCTTTTCCTTCGGAAGCAAAAGTATAGGTCAGCTTCAGCGTATCTCCGGATTTGAAGCCGGTAAGATCTCCTTTGTTGCTGTCTTTTTCACTGTTTTTGGTGGCCATTTTTCCGGTAATGGTTCCGAGGTTATCGTCGATGCTTACAAAAACGGTATCTTTCCCGGTAACACCCATGTAACAATAGGATTTCGGGCCTAAGGTATCCTTAACTTTTTCCGTAGCAGCAGTCGTGTCGGAAGAGACCGTCTCGGCAACCGGCGCTTCCGCTTTCTTATTGCAGTTCAGCAGAATCGCAGACAGGACACTTAACACAATTAATTTTTTCATATCCTTTTTATTTTATTAATTCAATTTCACTTATGCTAAAATAACAATTGTATTTTACATGAAAAAAAATTATTTAAAAAGAGTAGTTTGCTAGTTTGTCATTCTCGTTCTAAACTTTTAAACAGCCGCGAAAACCCCGTGCTGTATAATAAGAATCGGCTCCGTTGTGGTAGACGAAGACCGTATTGTAACGGCGGTCGCCAAAGAGAGCTCCGCCCAAATCACGGATATTCTGAGGCGTTTTTAACCAGCTTGACGTTTTCTGGTCGAATTTTCCCACTTCCTGCAGCTTTCTGTATTGTTCTTCAGACAGAAGTTCGATACCCATTTCTGCAGCTGTATCCATAACATTATTTTACGGTTTATTGGCTTTTCTGGATTCCCAGGCCTGGAAATCGTAGCAGAGACTTCGGCGTTTAGGACTTTCGGGCGAACAGTCAAAAAAGAGATATTCATCTGTATTTTCATCATAATCTATAACGTCAGGTTCGCCTTCGGTTTTTTCCATTTCATAAAGAGACCGAAGCTTATCTGGATTTTCTTCCAGTTTTTTCAAAATTTTATCCCATTGCAAATCTTTGTGACGATTCATGTTTTTGTCGAATCTCGTTTTCAGAACTTTTAAAAGTTCATTCGTTTGTTCCTGGGTTATATTGTTTTTGCTCATATCGTTTTTGTCTGGTTTTAAATTCTAAAAGTTTTTAAATATAAAAATATAGCTTAATTTTGAATGGGAGGAGAAGTTTTGATTTCAGGGCTTTTAAAGCCGCTTAATATCAGTCAGATAGCTAAGGTTCTTGATTGATTTTAAAGCCCTAAAATGCCTTTAAATCAAGTGGTTAAAAATGTATGAAAATGAGGGATTTTTTGGTCAATATCACTCTTTTGAACGTTTTTACAAAAAGTCCTATAATTTATATTATGTTAAATTGGATGTTTTTTCGGAATTGGGATTTGAAGGTTTTCAGCAGTTTAATGGGTACGCCCAATTATGTCTCAGCCGTCTTTTTCGCTGTTTAAAGTTGGCTTCTTCTTAAAACATTCGTACTTTTGTTACTCTAATCTTTTTAAATGTCAATTTTTTCAGAAAATATCCGGCTTTTGCGCGGTACCCTCGGGAAAACCCAGCGCGAATTGTCTCAGCAGATACAAATCACCTCTTCCAGGTACAGTTCTTATGAAAATGGAAAATCCAAGCCTCCTGTGGATGTGCTGATCAGAATTTCCAGAATATTTAACGTAAGCATTGATCTTCTGCTTTCCGTAGACTTAACGAAGCATTCTCTGAAAGATATGCTGAAACTTCCGGATAACCGGATCGTTCTGCCGGTTGTTGTAGATCAGCAAGGCAACGAAAGCATCGAGATCGTTCCTCAAAAAGCCACCATGGGTTATCTCCGGGGTTACAGCGATCCCGATTATATTGAAAGCCTGCAGACGATTTCGCTGCCGTTTCTTAAAAATGGAAAATTCAGGGCTTTTCCGGCCGATGGCGATTCAATGCCGCCCTTTAAAGATGGTTCTTTCATTATCGGAAAATATATGGAAGGCGTCAATGATCTGAAATCCGGCAATACGTATGTCTTTATTACTTTAAATGACGGAATTACCTATAAACGCTTAAGAGCTAAAAACAAAACTTCACTTACGGTAGCTTCGGACAACACGTTCTACGAACCGTATGATATTCCCCTGAATGAAATTGTTGAAGTCTGGCAGTATGCGACCGGTATTTTTCCGGAAGATTTTTAATGGTAAAACTTTATTTAAACATATACAGCTACAGATCCTTTATCGGATTTGTGGCTTTTTTCTTGAGGTAAAATTAAAGAAATATAGTCTAAATAATTGATTTACAGTCCGTATATGTTAGCTCCTTCCCTATTTTATTTAACTTTCAGAAAAAATTGAAAGATATATGAGTTCTTAATTGCTGGTCAAGCGACTTTTCGATACAATTTTTTTCAAAATCTCTTTGAAGCATAGTGATTGAATAAACTTCCGGCATCCTGCTTCCCTCTCCCAGCCCATCATTTAGACGCTCATTAAATCCACTAATAAGTACCACAATTTAGTGAATACAGGAAAATCCAAAAACCAATTCATTAACTTTGTTTAAATAATCCATTTAAAAACAGAAGTATGTCCATTACAAATGAACAGGAATTAGCCGGAATGCGGAAAGCAGGTGAAGCCGTTGCCTTTACGTTGCGGGAAATGATAAAATATGCCCGGCCCGGTATGACAACCAAAGACCTTGATGAATACGGAGCAAAGATTCTTTCTGATTTTGGAGCCAAGTCTGCCCCTTACCTTACCTACGGATTTCCCGGCTGGACCTGCATCAGCGTTGATAATGAATTCTGTCATGGAATCCCTAGTGATGCAAAGGTGTTGAAAGAAGGAGATCTTATTAATATCGATGTTTCTGCGGAGCTTAATGGCTTTTGGGCAGATAACGGCGGTTCTTTTGTGATCGGAGAAGATATTCACGATCACGGTAAATTGGTGGAAGCCTCTAAAGATATCCTTAGAAAGGCCATCAACAGCATTAAAGGCGGGGTGAAAATTGCCGATATCGGCGGACTGATGGAAACGGAGGCGAAAAAACGCGGCTATAAAGTGATCAGGAACCTCGGAGGACACGGGATCGGACGGAGCCTCCACGAACAACCGGATGAACTGATGAATTACAGGAACCGGTTTGATACAAGAAGATTCAGAAAGAACTCAGTTGTAGCAATCGAGACTTTTATTTCCACTACTTCCGGTATTGCCGTTGAAGAAAAAGACGGCTGGACCATGGTCGGGAACAAAGGCGGATATATGGCTCAGCATGAGCATACGATCCTGATTACCGACGGAAAACCGGTAATTTTAACCGAGATGAACGGAATATTGAATTAATCCGGTATTCAAAAATAAAAACAGCTTTTCATTACAAAATGAAAAGCTGTTTCAAAAGATATACGTGAGCGCACTTAATCTTTGTCCTTGTATTCGCTGATTCCTTTGAACTGGTGATAAGAATCTTTGATATTTTTCAGGTGTTCGGAGACGATCGGCAAACTTCTTTCACTGAGCTTTCCGCTGTCGATCGCATTCTGGTAGGCATCAATGGCTGCTTTTTCGCCAAAAACTACATTTCCGATTGTGGATTCTTCCCTGTTTCCGAGAGTAAAGGAATTTTTAATGTCGATCCATGTCCTATGCAAAGCACCGGCTACGGACGGGGAATCTTCAGCCTCCCCACCTTTTTCGGTAATAAGATCGATCAGCTCATTCTTCATTACTTTTGTCAGAGAATTCATTTTTGCATACTCAGGCTTTACATCCGGATAATTTTCCCAGACTTTGCCTTCTACTTTTCCGAAACCTTCGATTCTGTCATTCGTAATGTGAAGCAGATCGTTTAAAACAGATATTTCTTCCTGATTATTCATAATACATATTTTGTGATATCCGGAATTCTGCAAGAACCATACCTTTGCGTTAAGATCAATGGTATATAAAATAGAGTTTTAAAATATTATAGTCAATAACTTCTTCATATTATT from Chryseobacterium sp. SORGH_AS_0447 includes these protein-coding regions:
- a CDS encoding metal-dependent transcriptional regulator; this translates as MKTTLTEENYLKALFHVVDHEGKVTINELSKFLNVKMPSVNNMMKKFAEKNWVVYETYKPLKVTEKGRREAALVVRKHRLTEMFLVKKMNFGWENVHEIAEQLEHVHSAVFFDKMDEILDYPKFDPHGEPIPDKDGNIISQDLQKLSNCEVGETVVFTSVTLSDDAFLNYLTERNLLLNKKINILKIESFDRSFTVEVDGKQEVLSRKATDKILVKK
- a CDS encoding LexA family transcriptional regulator — its product is MSIFSENIRLLRGTLGKTQRELSQQIQITSSRYSSYENGKSKPPVDVLIRISRIFNVSIDLLLSVDLTKHSLKDMLKLPDNRIVLPVVVDQQGNESIEIVPQKATMGYLRGYSDPDYIESLQTISLPFLKNGKFRAFPADGDSMPPFKDGSFIIGKYMEGVNDLKSGNTYVFITLNDGITYKRLRAKNKTSLTVASDNTFYEPYDIPLNEIVEVWQYATGIFPEDF
- a CDS encoding PA2169 family four-helix-bundle protein gives rise to the protein MNNQEEISVLNDLLHITNDRIEGFGKVEGKVWENYPDVKPEYAKMNSLTKVMKNELIDLITEKGGEAEDSPSVAGALHRTWIDIKNSFTLGNREESTIGNVVFGEKAAIDAYQNAIDSGKLSERSLPIVSEHLKNIKDSYHQFKGISEYKDKD
- a CDS encoding aminotransferase class V-fold PLP-dependent enzyme — its product is MDINKIRQDIRGLADGKIFLNNAGSSLMPNVVTDVMTDYLKQEELSGGYHVANVNANALEGFYDETAKLINAQSRNIAFATSATEAYTKALSSIIFKEGDVIITTADDYISNQITFISLHKKLGVKVIRMKNLPDHELDLEDLEKLIREHHPKLIAVTHIPTNSGLIQNVEAVGKICRKHDILYLVDACQSVGQLAVDVEKINCDFLTATGRKFLRGPRGTGFLYVSDRVLEQEYAPLLLDMRGADWTAYDDYELFKTAKRFEHWEISYASLYGLKHAVQYANSVGMERVEQYNKGLSDRLRENLKSSGFSVWDWGNRLSSIVTFSGPDGDLEKIQQVLKENNVYFSVTYKNSALIDFSTKNIHGIVRLSPHYFNTMEEIETVSEILKNSLK
- the map gene encoding type I methionyl aminopeptidase yields the protein MSITNEQELAGMRKAGEAVAFTLREMIKYARPGMTTKDLDEYGAKILSDFGAKSAPYLTYGFPGWTCISVDNEFCHGIPSDAKVLKEGDLINIDVSAELNGFWADNGGSFVIGEDIHDHGKLVEASKDILRKAINSIKGGVKIADIGGLMETEAKKRGYKVIRNLGGHGIGRSLHEQPDELMNYRNRFDTRRFRKNSVVAIETFISTTSGIAVEEKDGWTMVGNKGGYMAQHEHTILITDGKPVILTEMNGILN
- a CDS encoding low specificity L-threonine aldolase, with amino-acid sequence MKFSFKNDYSEGCHPDILQALLENNLNQQAGYGEDEYSRKAKELINERMKNPDADIYFVSGGTQANLIVISSVLRPYQCAVSASTGHVLNNETGAIEATGHKILSIEKEDGKLTPEDIIPVLEGHRNVPHQVMPKLVYISNSTELGTVYTLKELEDLSAFCRENHLYLFMDGARLGHGLTSEISDLTLEKVAKLTDIFYLGGTKNGALIGEAIVINNPELQQDFAFNIKQKGALLAKGRLLGIQFLELMKNDLYFDLAKHANQQAMKMKNAMKERGVQFLSDTYTNQIFPILSHALIEKLSEKFEFYVWKKIDEDSSAIRLITSWNTGDEPVNDFIEIIRKEL